The Hymenobacter baengnokdamensis genome includes a region encoding these proteins:
- a CDS encoding PD-(D/E)XK nuclease-like domain-containing protein, with product MFHSLTHHPDLTQAQHRALPHVSNTDLSDLKASILGQLRRPNPVALAFGSHFHTAVLEPQYYQRTDERGIKWPDLEMLARQLRRQRYCRDLLYRGQAEQSYTAVHTATGVGVKLRPDLLVHSRAGRQLTLIDFKTSSAPDLAHFLATIEKYDYDRQAALYLDVLSATRFLIIGVQKKAPHEVWRVELTAMPGLIEQGRKKYAALLRYHARQLTGHQCLPALAQAA from the coding sequence ATGTTTCACTCCCTTACCCATCATCCCGACCTGACCCAGGCCCAGCACCGCGCCCTGCCGCACGTCTCCAATACCGACCTGTCCGACCTCAAGGCTAGCATCCTGGGCCAGCTGCGTCGGCCCAACCCCGTGGCCCTGGCTTTCGGCTCCCATTTTCACACCGCCGTGCTGGAACCCCAATACTACCAGCGCACCGACGAGCGCGGTATCAAGTGGCCCGACCTCGAAATGCTAGCCCGCCAACTGCGCCGCCAACGCTACTGCCGCGACTTGCTCTACCGCGGCCAGGCCGAGCAGTCCTACACCGCCGTCCACACCGCCACCGGGGTAGGGGTGAAGCTGCGCCCCGACCTGCTCGTGCATAGCCGCGCCGGCCGCCAGCTCACCCTCATCGACTTCAAAACCAGCAGCGCCCCTGACCTGGCTCATTTCCTGGCCACCATCGAGAAATACGACTACGACCGCCAGGCCGCGCTCTATCTCGACGTACTGAGCGCGACGCGTTTCCTCATCATCGGCGTGCAAAAGAAAGCTCCGCACGAAGTATGGCGCGTTGAATTAACCGCCATGCCTGGCCTCATCGAGCAGGGCCGCAAGAAGTACGCCGCTCTGCTGCGCTACCATGCCCGCCAACTCACAGGTCATCAATGTTTGCCTGCTCTAGCCCAAGCTGCTTAA
- a CDS encoding GNAT family N-acetyltransferase, whose product MTTVHKITDLRDLDAAFTIREKVFVGEQNVPADAEYDQHDRAATTRHYLAHVDGQPAGAARWRPTEQGVKLERFAVLPGFRNHGVGEALVHQVLADVRAEASDAAQVYLHAQLRAIPLYERTGFRKVGELFEECAIQHYKMVLK is encoded by the coding sequence ATGACCACCGTTCATAAAATTACCGACCTGCGCGACCTTGACGCGGCCTTTACCATCCGGGAGAAAGTATTTGTGGGCGAGCAAAACGTGCCCGCCGATGCCGAGTACGACCAGCACGACCGCGCGGCTACCACCCGCCACTACCTGGCTCACGTGGATGGCCAGCCAGCCGGCGCGGCCCGCTGGCGCCCCACCGAGCAGGGCGTAAAGCTGGAACGCTTTGCCGTGCTGCCCGGCTTTCGCAACCACGGCGTGGGCGAAGCTCTCGTGCACCAGGTGCTCGCCGATGTGCGCGCCGAAGCCTCCGATGCCGCCCAGGTGTACCTGCATGCCCAGCTGCGCGCCATTCCGCTCTACGAGCGCACCGGCTTCCGGAAAGTAGGGGAGCTGTTTGAGGAATGCGCCATTCAGCACTATAAGATGGTGCTGAAGTAG
- a CDS encoding PDDEXK nuclease domain-containing protein has product MAEITLSTLAEQIGQLHAQTQRAAAAQINYWLTVRNWLIGWHIAEYEQGGSDRATYGEQLLSELALQLRDVKGLAERRLYQCREFYQAYPLILQTVSAELQRAGFLDTASFPALPTVEESVGQDALPGIAPTLLLTRLSFSHFLELLALDRPLQRAFYEVQAVKNSWSVRELKRAINSALYERTGLSTDKVAVLAGHAGAQPLVVADVVKNPYVLEFLGLEERASYSESDLETAIIAHLQTFLVEMGRGFCFEARQKRITFDNEHYFIDLVFYHRILKCHVLVDLKIGAFSHADAGQMNVYLNYYREQEMTEGDNPPVGLILCAQKNDTLVRYATTGMAEQLFVSKYQVNLPSEEELQALVREEQERMQG; this is encoded by the coding sequence ATGGCAGAAATTACGCTTTCGACACTAGCGGAACAGATTGGGCAGCTACACGCACAAACGCAGCGGGCGGCGGCGGCGCAGATAAACTACTGGCTGACGGTGCGTAACTGGCTTATCGGGTGGCACATTGCCGAATATGAGCAGGGCGGCAGCGACCGGGCCACGTATGGTGAGCAACTGCTATCGGAGCTGGCGCTACAGCTACGCGATGTTAAAGGGCTAGCGGAGCGGCGGCTTTATCAGTGCCGCGAGTTTTACCAAGCCTACCCCCTAATTTTGCAGACAGTGTCTGCAGAATTACAACGCGCTGGTTTTCTGGATACTGCTAGCTTCCCAGCGCTCCCAACAGTTGAGGAGTCGGTAGGGCAAGACGCCTTGCCGGGCATTGCCCCTACCCTACTGCTGACGCGGCTCAGCTTCTCGCATTTTCTGGAATTGCTGGCTCTGGACCGGCCGTTGCAGCGGGCCTTTTACGAGGTGCAGGCGGTGAAAAACAGTTGGTCGGTACGGGAGTTGAAGCGGGCTATCAATTCGGCGCTGTACGAGCGCACGGGGCTCTCTACCGATAAGGTGGCGGTGCTGGCGGGCCATGCCGGGGCGCAGCCGCTGGTGGTGGCTGACGTGGTGAAGAACCCCTATGTGCTGGAATTTTTGGGGCTAGAAGAACGGGCTAGCTACAGCGAGAGCGACTTGGAAACGGCCATCATTGCGCACTTGCAGACGTTTCTGGTGGAGATGGGGCGGGGCTTCTGCTTCGAGGCGCGGCAGAAGCGCATCACCTTTGACAACGAGCACTACTTCATTGACCTGGTGTTTTACCACCGCATTTTGAAGTGCCACGTGCTGGTGGATTTGAAGATTGGGGCGTTCAGCCATGCCGACGCGGGGCAGATGAACGTGTATTTGAACTACTACCGGGAGCAGGAGATGACCGAGGGCGACAATCCGCCGGTGGGGCTGATTCTGTGCGCGCAGAAGAATGACACGCTGGTACGCTACGCCACCACGGGCATGGCCGAGCAGCTATTCGTGAGCAAGTACCAAGTGAATTTGCCTTCGGAAGAGGAGTTGCAGGCGCTGGTAAGGGAAGAGCAAGAGCGAATGCAAGGGTAA
- a CDS encoding type IV toxin-antitoxin system AbiEi family antitoxin has product MLVVPYVGESQGAQLRAQGFCYLDRAGNAWLSDAAHELAILILGRARPQVATQAAGGQLFSRNGLRLLYALLLESQLVREPYRAIAARAGLPTATVGRALLSLQSQDYLRQEKPRRLLRLTELRRRWIDAYGETLRPKLVAGRYRWLEPERARNGWQQVPLPAGTRWGGEPAAHLLLDGYLLPLDFTLYTTAPRGELMGTMRLIPDPNGRVQVLVPFEEPPTETPLPNCVSPLLAYADLILSGDPRNQEVAAMLAEQYLK; this is encoded by the coding sequence GTGCTAGTGGTGCCCTACGTGGGAGAGTCGCAAGGTGCCCAGCTACGAGCCCAAGGCTTCTGCTACCTCGACCGGGCGGGTAACGCCTGGCTGAGCGACGCGGCGCACGAGCTAGCCATACTAATCCTGGGCCGGGCACGGCCCCAAGTAGCCACGCAGGCCGCCGGTGGACAGCTGTTTAGCAGGAACGGGCTCCGGCTCTTGTACGCGCTGTTGCTGGAGTCGCAACTAGTGCGCGAGCCCTACCGCGCCATAGCAGCGCGGGCCGGGCTGCCGACGGCCACCGTCGGGCGGGCACTCCTGAGTTTGCAAAGCCAAGACTACCTGCGCCAGGAGAAACCACGGCGCTTACTACGGCTCACGGAGCTGCGGCGGCGCTGGATAGATGCCTACGGCGAAACCCTACGCCCCAAGCTCGTAGCGGGGCGCTACCGCTGGCTGGAGCCGGAGCGGGCGCGCAACGGCTGGCAGCAAGTGCCCCTGCCAGCGGGCACCCGCTGGGGCGGGGAGCCCGCCGCCCATTTGCTGCTCGATGGCTACCTGCTACCCCTGGATTTTACCTTGTACACCACCGCCCCGCGCGGCGAGTTGATGGGGACCATGCGCCTGATACCTGACCCCAACGGGCGAGTGCAAGTGTTGGTGCCGTTTGAGGAGCCACCCACGGAAACTCCTCTCCCCAACTGCGTTTCACCGCTGCTAGCCTACGCAGACCTAATCCTGAGCGGCGACCCCCGCAACCAGGAAGTAGCCGCCATGCTGGCCGAGCAGTACTTGAAGTGA
- a CDS encoding PhoH family protein, producing the protein MLEKVITLENVSLVDFLGADNQNIRRISAAFPGSKIVSRGNEIKIQGPAEVISRVNDILSSLIEHYHQYGAITDRDVNQYLSATSEEAEGRVLAASPDVILFGAKGGVIKAKTPNQQKLVDTVMKHDLTFTLGPAGTGKTYISVALAVRALKNKEVKKIIISRPVVEAGESLGFLPGDMKEKVDPYLRPIYDALEDMIPAEKLKFYQENKIIEIAPLAYMRGRTLNNAFVLLDEAQNTTPSQIKMFLTRMGPSAKVMVNGDRSQIDLPTRQKSGLMQALDILRDIPGIGYVEMTADDVVRHRLVKEIVQAYDKYDVAEQRREAELKQRRHEGNDRSNGQGRADQGRRPAQPTEADLPLNHEQAL; encoded by the coding sequence TTGCTCGAAAAAGTCATCACCCTCGAAAATGTGTCCCTGGTCGACTTCCTGGGGGCCGATAACCAGAATATTCGTCGAATTTCGGCTGCTTTTCCGGGCAGTAAAATCGTGTCCCGGGGCAACGAAATCAAGATTCAGGGCCCTGCCGAAGTCATTTCGCGGGTCAACGATATCCTTAGCTCACTCATTGAGCACTACCATCAGTACGGGGCCATCACCGACCGCGACGTGAACCAGTACCTTTCCGCCACCTCCGAGGAGGCAGAAGGCCGGGTGCTGGCGGCCTCGCCCGATGTCATCCTGTTTGGGGCCAAAGGCGGCGTCATCAAGGCCAAAACGCCCAACCAGCAAAAGCTGGTGGACACCGTGATGAAGCATGACCTCACCTTCACGCTTGGGCCCGCCGGCACCGGCAAAACCTATATTTCGGTGGCGCTGGCGGTGCGGGCCCTCAAGAATAAAGAGGTTAAAAAAATTATTATCTCGCGCCCCGTGGTGGAAGCCGGCGAGAGCCTGGGTTTTCTGCCCGGCGACATGAAGGAAAAGGTAGACCCCTACCTACGCCCGATTTATGATGCCCTGGAGGATATGATTCCGGCCGAAAAGCTGAAATTTTATCAGGAGAACAAGATTATCGAAATCGCCCCCCTGGCCTACATGCGCGGCCGGACCCTGAACAACGCCTTCGTGCTGCTCGACGAAGCCCAGAATACCACTCCCAGCCAGATTAAGATGTTCCTGACCCGCATGGGGCCTTCGGCGAAAGTGATGGTGAATGGCGACCGCAGTCAGATTGACCTGCCCACCCGCCAGAAGTCGGGCCTGATGCAGGCACTTGATATACTGCGCGATATCCCCGGTATTGGCTACGTAGAGATGACCGCCGACGACGTGGTGCGCCACCGCCTGGTAAAGGAAATAGTGCAGGCCTACGACAAATACGACGTGGCCGAGCAGCGCCGCGAAGCCGAGCTTAAGCAGCGTCGCCACGAGGGCAACGACCGCAGCAATGGCCAGGGGCGCGCTGACCAAGGCCGCCGCCCGGCCCAGCCCACTGAGGCTGACCTGCCCCTCAACCACGAGCAGGCTCTGTAA
- a CDS encoding putative quinol monooxygenase, whose product MLIRIVRLTLQPARTADFLALFRQSESHIRQQPGCRHLELWQDADEPHIYCTYSQWDDMAALNAYRRSGLFGQVWPATKRLLAEPAQAFSVIKAN is encoded by the coding sequence GTGCTCATCCGCATCGTTCGCCTCACGCTCCAGCCCGCCCGCACGGCTGATTTCCTCGCCTTGTTCCGGCAATCGGAAAGCCACATTCGGCAGCAGCCCGGCTGCCGCCACCTGGAGCTGTGGCAGGACGCCGACGAGCCGCACATCTACTGCACCTACAGCCAGTGGGACGATATGGCCGCCCTTAATGCCTATCGGCGCTCCGGGCTGTTTGGCCAGGTGTGGCCCGCCACCAAGCGCCTGCTGGCCGAGCCAGCGCAGGCGTTTTCGGTAATAAAAGCCAACTAA
- a CDS encoding ComEC/Rec2 family competence protein — translation MLTWSSAPFLRVALAFIGGVAGYIYLGQQWAGSAAPWAAGLVLLYLLSWLWGQRYPAPAAPDAVGLVGLLAVAALGFARTQAVTESRWPDHLGHLAPRIELYRATVDEAPVVRANTFATTLRVQAVRVAGRWQQASGGIRVSMPRHETADSVPAPRYGQVWLVQGAPELSKGPANLGEFDYRRYLQYQQVYHAQFVHQGQYKVLGYAPLSWPVAISQRTAAVLDNVLRRYVPSVREYALGTALVLGFKDDIDQDTKQAYANTGTTHIMAVSGLQVGLLFAALQWLLARVPLGGSGGGRRLLTAGLGLALIWSYAFLTGLSASVLRATVMFTLVILGQAWERQSSLFNTLSAAAFCLLLYNPYLLCDVGFQLSFLAVLSIVYLQPRIVRWLDVRNAVLDRRRSWHAPVVQKSFEAAAWLADAGWQLTALSVAAQVATFPLGLYYFHQFPFNFLLSNLIAVPISSLAVYVGVVLLLVKGLVVLPAQWLPWLDWLPRAVGWVFEQLIWLFNEYIFLIGRLLPGALVGGVHLSQGQTLLVFLLIGAFCAFVASRRLAWAGWCVALLGLYSISRILETQAVAPRREFVVYSIPRRSVVGFWQGAAVEFATPDSLPLSETERTYRLKPSLILRRVRAPRYCVGWQGARVPARAVAAPDSAEATRRYPPAPLVLARWRGLRIAFVSGRLRRLSGPAPAQPADVVVLRRNPYLYPEALAAHFGAQARVVFDSSCKRWYIARQDSALRAAGFRTWDVNEQGAFTYALPPGR, via the coding sequence ATGCTTACGTGGTCTTCGGCTCCTTTCCTGCGCGTGGCGCTGGCCTTTATCGGGGGCGTGGCGGGTTATATCTACCTGGGGCAGCAATGGGCCGGCAGCGCCGCGCCCTGGGCAGCGGGCCTCGTGCTGCTCTACCTGTTGAGCTGGCTTTGGGGCCAGCGCTACCCTGCGCCGGCCGCTCCCGACGCCGTGGGTTTGGTAGGGCTGCTGGCCGTGGCCGCGCTGGGTTTTGCCCGCACGCAGGCCGTAACGGAAAGTCGTTGGCCCGACCACCTTGGGCACCTGGCGCCGCGTATCGAGCTGTACCGCGCTACCGTGGATGAGGCGCCCGTGGTGCGCGCCAATACGTTCGCTACCACACTGCGGGTGCAGGCGGTGCGCGTGGCCGGGCGCTGGCAGCAAGCCAGCGGAGGCATTCGGGTGAGCATGCCGCGCCACGAAACGGCCGACTCAGTACCCGCCCCGCGCTACGGGCAGGTGTGGCTGGTGCAGGGCGCGCCCGAGCTGAGCAAGGGCCCGGCCAACCTGGGCGAATTTGACTACCGGCGCTACTTACAGTACCAGCAGGTGTACCACGCGCAGTTTGTGCACCAGGGGCAGTATAAGGTGCTGGGCTACGCGCCGCTGAGCTGGCCGGTAGCGATTAGCCAGCGGACGGCGGCCGTGCTCGATAACGTGCTGCGCCGCTACGTGCCCAGCGTGCGCGAGTACGCGCTGGGCACGGCGCTGGTACTGGGCTTTAAGGATGATATCGACCAGGATACGAAGCAGGCTTACGCCAACACGGGTACCACGCACATCATGGCCGTATCGGGCTTGCAGGTGGGGCTGCTGTTTGCCGCGCTGCAATGGCTGCTGGCGCGGGTGCCGCTGGGCGGCTCGGGCGGGGGCCGCCGGCTGCTGACGGCCGGGCTGGGCCTGGCCCTCATCTGGAGCTACGCCTTCTTAACCGGCCTTTCGGCCTCGGTGCTGCGGGCTACGGTGATGTTTACGCTCGTGATACTGGGGCAGGCCTGGGAGCGGCAGAGCAGCCTTTTCAATACGCTGAGCGCGGCGGCGTTCTGCCTGCTTTTATATAATCCGTACCTGCTCTGCGACGTTGGTTTCCAGCTCTCGTTTCTGGCAGTGCTCAGTATTGTGTACTTGCAGCCGCGCATTGTGCGCTGGCTCGATGTGCGCAATGCCGTGCTCGACCGCCGCCGTAGCTGGCACGCCCCGGTGGTGCAAAAAAGCTTCGAAGCCGCCGCCTGGCTGGCCGACGCCGGGTGGCAGCTCACGGCGCTGTCGGTGGCGGCGCAGGTGGCTACTTTTCCGCTGGGGCTGTATTATTTCCACCAGTTTCCGTTCAACTTTCTGCTGTCTAACCTGATTGCGGTGCCCATTTCGAGCCTGGCCGTGTACGTGGGCGTGGTACTGCTGCTGGTAAAGGGCCTGGTGGTGCTGCCGGCGCAGTGGCTGCCCTGGCTCGACTGGCTGCCCCGCGCCGTAGGCTGGGTGTTTGAGCAGCTCATCTGGCTCTTCAACGAGTATATTTTCCTCATTGGCCGGCTGCTGCCGGGCGCATTAGTCGGGGGCGTGCACCTCAGCCAGGGGCAAACGCTGCTGGTGTTTTTGCTTATCGGGGCGTTTTGCGCGTTCGTGGCTTCCCGCCGCCTGGCCTGGGCAGGCTGGTGCGTAGCGCTGCTGGGTTTATATAGCATAAGTAGAATATTAGAGACGCAGGCGGTAGCGCCGCGGCGCGAGTTCGTGGTGTATAGCATCCCGCGCCGCTCAGTGGTGGGCTTCTGGCAGGGGGCCGCCGTAGAGTTTGCCACCCCCGACTCGCTGCCGCTCTCCGAAACGGAGCGTACCTATCGGCTCAAGCCCAGCCTGATACTGCGCCGCGTGCGGGCGCCGCGCTACTGCGTGGGCTGGCAGGGTGCCCGCGTGCCGGCCCGCGCCGTGGCTGCCCCCGACAGCGCTGAGGCCACGCGCCGCTACCCGCCCGCGCCGTTGGTGCTGGCCCGGTGGCGCGGCCTGCGCATCGCGTTTGTGAGCGGCCGCCTGCGTCGCCTCTCCGGCCCCGCGCCCGCGCAGCCTGCTGATGTAGTGGTACTGCGTCGCAACCCATACCTCTACCCCGAAGCCCTGGCCGCGCACTTTGGGGCGCAGGCGCGGGTCGTGTTCGACTCGTCGTGCAAGCGCTGGTACATTGCCCGGCAAGACTCGGCCCTGCGGGCCGCCGGCTTCCGCACCTGGGATGTGAACGAGCAGGGCGCCTTCACCTATGCCCTGCCACCCGGGCGGTAG
- a CDS encoding iron-sulfur cluster co-chaperone HscB C-terminal domain-containing protein, translating to MPDSPNYFAFYGLPEAFLLDEAALKGKYYQLSRELHPDFHAQDTPAAQAEALRLSTLNTDAYRTLADPDCRMAYVLAQHGLLEEGSAQNQLPADFLMEVMDLNEQLMELEFEPDPTASARLEAEVATLATTLDAGIEPVLAGYSGLPPTTAPLPWRKCARIT from the coding sequence ATGCCTGATTCACCCAATTACTTCGCCTTTTATGGCCTGCCCGAAGCATTTTTACTTGATGAGGCGGCTCTCAAAGGCAAATACTACCAACTCAGCCGCGAGCTGCACCCCGACTTTCACGCCCAGGACACCCCCGCTGCGCAGGCCGAAGCGCTACGCCTGAGCACGCTCAATACCGACGCCTACCGCACCCTGGCTGACCCTGACTGCCGCATGGCCTACGTGCTGGCCCAGCACGGCCTGCTCGAAGAAGGCAGTGCACAGAATCAACTACCGGCTGACTTCCTGATGGAAGTAATGGACCTCAACGAGCAGCTAATGGAGCTGGAGTTTGAGCCGGACCCGACTGCCAGCGCCAGGCTCGAAGCAGAGGTAGCGACCTTGGCCACTACGCTCGACGCCGGTATTGAGCCCGTACTGGCCGGCTACTCGGGCCTGCCCCCGACCACCGCCCCGCTGCCCTGGCGCAAGTGCGCACGTATTACCTAA
- a CDS encoding site-specific integrase, with translation MKVSFVLREDLMDKAGLAPVFLNASFDGKRLRCFTKEKCRPAEWNASKQEFRKAFTGQEEANDYLEKLAERLKNRYRDLRSAGVAPTVALMREATQPVEVAEPEAPEVLRLVDLFDEYREVLHGRGFAFNTLRHYNTARNWLAKFEKHLKQQLEPATYTLPVHDQFVHFLRVKHGMGANGLFSILKDLKKFLRHLQQDRGLALGLDLGRMEVRWSDVPKTYLTAANLAALARAVLPSNLVPVRDVFLFCCYTGLRYSDALQLHPGNLHAWNGRRVLRLVQTKTRRPVSIYLTEAAGAILDKYAAGEERARLLPVLANPVMNRYLKRIGALAGLANPVETMEMVGGQVVKKSVPTYELVTMHTARHTFATQSLLRGVSPAVLQQIMGHSKLQTTMHYAKIVEDFQHQALQLAWDGPALGEQPAMTVVAGEVCVAAAAA, from the coding sequence ATGAAGGTGTCTTTTGTATTGCGGGAAGACTTGATGGATAAGGCCGGACTCGCGCCCGTGTTCTTGAATGCATCGTTTGATGGGAAGCGGCTGCGCTGCTTTACCAAGGAGAAGTGCCGGCCGGCGGAATGGAATGCGAGCAAGCAGGAATTCCGCAAGGCGTTTACGGGCCAAGAAGAGGCCAATGACTATCTGGAAAAGCTGGCAGAGCGGTTGAAGAACCGCTATCGGGACTTGCGGAGTGCGGGCGTGGCCCCTACCGTGGCCCTGATGCGGGAAGCAACGCAGCCGGTTGAGGTGGCGGAGCCCGAAGCGCCGGAGGTGCTGCGGCTGGTGGACTTGTTCGATGAGTACCGCGAGGTGCTGCACGGGCGGGGCTTTGCCTTCAACACCCTGCGCCACTACAACACGGCGCGCAACTGGCTGGCGAAGTTTGAGAAGCACTTGAAGCAGCAGCTGGAGCCCGCGACCTATACGCTGCCGGTGCACGACCAATTCGTGCACTTTTTGCGGGTCAAGCACGGGATGGGCGCCAATGGCTTGTTCTCGATTTTGAAGGACCTGAAGAAGTTTCTGCGCCACTTGCAGCAAGACCGGGGGCTAGCCCTGGGGCTGGATTTGGGCCGCATGGAAGTACGCTGGTCGGATGTGCCCAAAACGTACTTGACGGCGGCCAACCTTGCCGCGCTGGCCAGGGCGGTGCTGCCGAGCAACTTGGTGCCCGTGCGGGACGTGTTTCTGTTTTGCTGCTATACGGGCCTGCGCTACTCAGATGCCCTGCAGCTGCACCCTGGCAACCTCCATGCGTGGAACGGCCGGCGGGTGCTGCGTCTGGTGCAAACCAAAACACGGCGGCCGGTGAGCATTTACTTGACCGAGGCGGCGGGGGCCATTCTGGATAAGTACGCAGCGGGCGAAGAGCGGGCGCGGCTGCTACCGGTGCTGGCCAACCCCGTGATGAACCGCTACCTCAAGCGCATTGGCGCGTTGGCCGGACTCGCTAACCCGGTGGAGACGATGGAGATGGTAGGCGGGCAGGTGGTGAAGAAGTCGGTGCCGACTTACGAGCTGGTCACGATGCACACGGCTCGACACACCTTCGCTACGCAGTCGCTGCTACGGGGCGTGTCGCCGGCAGTGCTGCAGCAGATAATGGGGCACTCGAAGCTGCAAACCACCATGCACTACGCCAAAATAGTGGAGGACTTTCAGCACCAGGCGTTGCAGTTGGCCTGGGATGGCCCGGCCCTGGGTGAGCAGCCAGCGATGACGGTAGTAGCCGGGGAGGTATGCGTGGCAGCTGCGGCGGCCTAA
- a CDS encoding SAM hydrolase/SAM-dependent halogenase family protein: MGVLTLLTDFGYRDQYVAALKARLLHLAPTLPVLDLTHGVEPYNIAHAVHVLRAVFRDFPLGTTHLITVSDYGASDAGAVAAPAWHAAEFEGHYFVAADNGLLPLLCDGIPAQLVRLNAPAPPAPAPPATSIAAGNLQPVSLNPTRDILAPAAVRLAQGQPLSSLGPPATEAYLLTNRQLRLQDNRITGHVVHVDHYGNLITNISREAVEVVGRGRPATVHFGREVVRELRPHFAAAPPGEIVCTFNPQGCLSIAINQGHASELLGLYFDSQVDVRFTG; the protein is encoded by the coding sequence ATGGGGGTACTGACACTGCTTACGGATTTTGGCTACCGCGACCAGTATGTGGCCGCGCTCAAAGCCCGTTTGCTGCACCTGGCGCCAACCCTGCCGGTGCTCGACCTTACGCACGGGGTCGAACCCTACAACATCGCCCACGCCGTACACGTTCTCCGGGCCGTGTTTCGTGACTTTCCGCTGGGCACCACGCATCTCATTACGGTGAGCGACTACGGAGCCAGCGATGCCGGTGCGGTGGCCGCGCCCGCCTGGCATGCCGCTGAGTTTGAGGGCCACTATTTCGTAGCCGCCGACAACGGCCTGCTGCCCCTGCTTTGCGACGGCATCCCGGCCCAGCTTGTGCGCCTGAATGCCCCGGCCCCACCCGCACCAGCCCCCCCGGCGACCTCGATAGCCGCCGGCAACCTTCAGCCCGTTTCGCTTAACCCTACGCGCGATATTCTGGCGCCGGCGGCTGTGCGCCTCGCCCAGGGGCAGCCGCTGAGCAGCCTCGGCCCACCCGCTACCGAGGCTTACCTGCTCACCAACCGCCAGCTGCGCCTGCAGGACAACCGCATTACCGGCCACGTGGTGCACGTAGACCACTACGGCAACCTGATTACCAACATCTCGCGGGAGGCGGTGGAGGTAGTGGGCCGGGGCCGCCCGGCTACCGTCCATTTTGGCCGCGAGGTGGTGCGCGAGCTGCGCCCGCACTTCGCGGCAGCCCCGCCGGGCGAGATTGTCTGCACATTTAACCCCCAAGGCTGCTTGTCGATAGCCATCAACCAGGGGCACGCCAGCGAGCTGCTAGGCCTTTACTTTGACTCGCAGGTAGATGTGCGCTTTACTGGTTAA
- a CDS encoding DUF3817 domain-containing protein — MLAYLNTSLGRLRGISILEGISLLVLLGIAMPLKYLAGQPEAVRIVGMAHGILFISYVLLLVQNTIEQGWSVGKAALGLGLSVLPFGAFYAERRLFVAAAQEPLAR; from the coding sequence ATGCTTGCTTATCTAAACACGTCACTGGGCCGTTTGCGTGGCATCAGCATTCTGGAAGGTATTTCGCTGCTGGTGCTGCTGGGCATTGCCATGCCGCTAAAATACCTGGCCGGCCAGCCGGAAGCGGTGCGCATTGTGGGCATGGCCCACGGAATATTGTTTATTTCCTATGTTTTACTACTGGTGCAAAACACCATCGAGCAGGGCTGGTCGGTGGGCAAGGCCGCGCTGGGGCTCGGGCTGTCGGTACTGCCCTTCGGGGCCTTCTATGCCGAGCGGCGGCTGTTTGTAGCCGCTGCGCAGGAGCCGCTGGCTCGTTAA
- a CDS encoding thermonuclease family protein, producing MKNAISKCGLLLLTAGLWAGSAQGQTVEAGRVVRVVDGDTYDVLAGGAVRRVRLLGVDAPEHDQAFGAQATDSVRQLLWPERRVWLTRQGLDLYGRMLATVRLPVASGPALALDSLLVVRGWAWAWDPTRRLAARAAQQAAAIAGGRGLWKCGAGEALLPSQWRKMTYRIKRRYGVGCTW from the coding sequence ATGAAAAATGCAATTAGCAAGTGTGGGCTTTTGTTGCTGACCGCGGGGCTGTGGGCGGGGTCGGCACAGGGGCAAACCGTAGAGGCAGGCCGGGTGGTACGGGTGGTAGATGGCGACACCTACGACGTGCTGGCCGGGGGCGCGGTGCGCCGGGTACGGCTGCTGGGCGTGGATGCCCCCGAGCACGACCAGGCATTTGGCGCGCAGGCCACCGACTCGGTGCGGCAGCTGCTTTGGCCCGAGCGGCGGGTGTGGCTGACGCGGCAAGGCCTCGACCTATATGGGCGGATGCTGGCCACGGTGCGGCTGCCGGTAGCTAGTGGGCCAGCCCTGGCGCTGGACTCGCTGCTAGTGGTGCGCGGGTGGGCCTGGGCGTGGGACCCCACGCGCCGGCTAGCCGCGCGGGCCGCGCAACAGGCGGCGGCAATAGCGGGTGGGCGGGGCCTGTGGAAGTGCGGCGCCGGGGAAGCGCTGCTGCCGAGCCAATGGCGCAAAATGACTTATCGAATCAAGCGGCGCTACGGGGTGGGCTGCACCTGGTAG